From a single Shewanella denitrificans OS217 genomic region:
- the efp gene encoding elongation factor P, with the protein MKTAHEIRPGNVIMLDGSPWVVQKTETTRSGRNAAIVKLKLKHVLLDSGTEQTFKGEDKMDVIVLERLDCTYSYFADPMYVFMDADYNQYDVEADNLGDAAAYIIDGMEETCQVTFYEGKAISVELPTHIVREVIYTEPSARGDTSGKVMKPATITGGGTVTVADFVKVGDKIEIDTRTGEFKKRA; encoded by the coding sequence ATGAAAACTGCTCATGAAATCCGTCCTGGTAACGTGATCATGTTAGATGGCAGCCCATGGGTTGTGCAGAAAACTGAAACTACCCGTTCTGGCCGTAACGCTGCTATCGTAAAATTGAAGTTAAAGCACGTGCTGCTTGATTCTGGCACAGAACAGACCTTCAAAGGCGAAGACAAGATGGACGTTATCGTTCTTGAACGTCTTGATTGCACTTACTCTTACTTTGCTGATCCTATGTATGTTTTCATGGATGCTGATTACAACCAGTATGACGTTGAAGCTGACAACCTAGGTGATGCTGCAGCCTATATCATCGATGGTATGGAAGAAACTTGCCAAGTGACCTTCTACGAAGGCAAGGCAATTTCTGTTGAATTACCGACTCATATTGTTCGTGAAGTGATTTACACTGAGCCTTCAGCTCGTGGCGATACTTCTGGTAAAGTCATGAAGCCTGCAACCATCACTGGCGGCGGTACTGTGACTGTGGCTGACTTCGTTAAAGTTGGCGACAAGATTGAAATCGACACTCGCACTGGTGA